One window of Leishmania panamensis strain MHOM/PA/94/PSC-1 chromosome 1 sequence genomic DNA carries:
- a CDS encoding DNA excision/repair protein SNF2, putative (TriTrypDB/GeneDB-style sysID: LpmP.01.0240), giving the protein MDQRLYPHQRAGIQWLYARHCKSRACLLADEMGLGKTVQVAVFLGQLYARQMIKTTILVVPPTLISMWTAAFAEWGGASLIRIVEVIHNEPRIKRQTRWRKLRYGLPCVLLTTYGVLRQDAAAMSATLVDYVVLDEAHFIKDPSTCVFKSAMTLAARHKIALTGTPLMNAFDDMWSVFRFLDGSVIDVDRAKFNTISATLLRGNQRDASAAQRAAASDALAKLQAAIRPFTLRREKKDVAADVLSSRKEDVVVWVRLTDAQQQLYTAFLDSKEVASARDGAADVDLTEVTAGEDGVDTEKAKLGSGGPSGAATTASASTNPLLLLTMLLQICNHPWLSLVDEAFAAALAHNPYEAPVAEIGDIFGGAKLWVALQLILRCVSERRKTLVFSRSKRLLHLLSFLLREWRLTHTQVDGGTPSERRCAEVDRFNSNTDVWVCLLTTQVGGVGLTFSAASAVVLLDPSWNPSADAQAVDRVHRIGQQRNVVVFRLVTCGTVEEKVYRNQIFKRMAALQSTKGSSGGEGSRPPEPGADGELYRYFTRLQLRSMFVMDDVEQSSTAEQLELLHPGRVRSQLRGELCRIDGVRDVSDNACVLTEAVDAGAAGRDEANLTLTPSASSGRTGHADSVSPTLSQASLSQQTLGQVRSRSDDAQGGDGASRRCRVDEEDTLTSVHVEREGYGASTNPRGAFGAASQTTAPTISAQPELQSSQYASSSPFPLPLPDRSATMLPPL; this is encoded by the coding sequence ATGGACCAAAGACTGTACCCGCATCAACGTGCAGGCATTCAGTGGCTCTACGCTCGCCATTGCAAGTCCCGTGCCTGTCTCCTGGCGGATGAGATGGGCCTCGGCAAGACAGTGCAGGTGGCTGTCTTTCTTGGCCAGCTCTACGCGCGGCAGATGATCAAGACGACGATCCTCGTCGTCCCCCCGACGCTGATCTCCATGTGGACGGCCGCTTTCGCAGAGTGGGGCGGCGCGTCACTTATACGGATCGTCGAAGTCATCCACAATGAGCCCCGCATAAAGCGGCAGACGCGGTGGCGGAAACTGCGCTATGGGCTGccgtgtgtgctgctcaccacctatggcgtgctgcggcaggacGCGGCGGCCATGAGCGCCACTCTTGTGGACTACGTTGTGCTGGACGAGGCGCACTTCATAAAGGACCCCAGCACCTGTGTCTTCAAGAGCGCCATGACCCTCGCCGCACGGCACAAGATCGCGCTGACAGGCACGCCACTCATGAACGCCTTCGATGACATGTGGAGCGTCTTTCGCTTCCTCGATGGGTCGGTAATCGATGTGGACCGGGCGAAATTCAACACCATCAGCGCGACCCTGCTGCGCGGTAATCAGCGTGAcgccagcgcggcgcagcgggcggCTGCCTCGGACGCGCTGGCGAAGCTGCAGGCCGCCATTCGCCCCTtcacgctgcgccgcgaaAAGAAGGACGTCGCTGCGGACGTGCTGTCGAGTAGGAAGGAGGACGTCGTCGTGTGGGTGCGCTTGACggacgcgcagcagcagctgtacaCGGCCTTCTTGGATTCCAAGGAGGTGGCGTCCGCCCGTGACGGCGCGGCGGACGTGGACCTCACAGAGGTCACCGCTGGCGAGGATGGTGTGGACACGGAAAAGGCTAAGCTAGGCAGTGGCGGCCCGTCAGGTGCTGCCACTACTGCCAGTGCATCAACGAATCCCTTGCTTCTCCTGACAATGCTGTTGCAGATCTGCAACCATCCCTGGTTGAGCCTCGTCGACGAGGCCTTCGCAGCGGCCCTCGCGCACAACCCGTACGAGGCCCCCGTGGCAGAGATTGGCGATATCTTTGGTGGCGCAAAGCTGTGGgtggcactgcagctgaTTCTCCGCTGCGTCTCGGAGCGGCGCAAGACGCTCGTCTTCTCGCGCTCAAAGCGacttctgcacctcctcagtTTCCTCCTGCGTGAGTGGCgactgacacacacacaggtggACGGCGGCACGCCGagcgagcgccgctgcgccgagGTTGACCGTTTCAACAGCAACACGgacgtgtgggtgtgtctaCTCACGACGCAGGTTGGCGGTGTCGGGCTCACCTTTagcgccgcctcggcggtggtgctgctcgacccCAGCTGGAACCCGTCTGCGGATGCCCAGGCTGTGGACCGCGTCCACCGCATTGGCCAGCAGCGcaacgtcgtcgtcttccgCCTGGTGACGTGCGGAACGGTCGAGGAGAAGGTGTACCGCAATCAAATTTTCAAGCgcatggcagcgctgcagtccacgaagggcagcagcggcggagagggCAGTCGGCCTCCGGAGCCAGGTGCTGATGGAGAGCTCTACCGCTACTTcacgcgcctgcagctgcgcagcatgTTTGTCATGGATGATGTtgagcagagcagcacagcagagcagctggagctgctgcacccggGGCGCGTCCGCTCGCAACTGCGCGGGGAGCTCTGCAGGATCGACGGTGTGCGCGACGTGAGCGACAATGCATGCGTACTGACAGAGGCGGTCGACGCGGGCGCAGCGGGCCGCGATGAAGCAAACCTGACGCTCACGCCTTCGGCCTCGTCGGGGCGCACGGGGCATGCAGACTCTGTCTCACCAACGTTATCGCAAGCATCGCTGTCCCAGCAGACGCTGGGGCAAGTACGCAGCCGCTCAGACGACGCGCaaggcggcgatggtgcttctcggcgctgccgcgtcgACGAAGAGGACACGCTCACCAGCGTGCATGTTGAAAGGGAGGGCTACGGCGCTTCCACGAATCCTAGGGGGGCCTTCGGAGCGGCTTCACAGACGACCGCGCCGACGATATCCGCGCAGCCCGAGTTGCAGAGCTCTCAGTACGCCAGTAGCTCGCCGTTTCCTTTACCTCTACCCGACCGCAGTGCAACGATGCTGCCACCCCTTTGA
- a CDS encoding hypothetical protein (TriTrypDB/GeneDB-style sysID: LpmP.01.0250), producing MDVREELVQLYRTYNPRRLKDIDAILEQFKGRERAMVTALREKYTRGGASADSSFTGASAAPLAEVPSRQTVTREVAAAPPPPTAAAAVGEAPLSAPVPPPPSSTAAHLSFADRSTGEAALSTFIPSPCAGSAAIGPATATAAGTAPAERHREMARLIDQMCSVDVERLAGRVAMLSASAPSPSLRTPRLRWRTQSREALVLQVDGEGNAGRYSSSSSSNRELTELLRHTAVFLNFFSQCARRFLLLAEEEWGRLAGSALTASDGAASSWVPPRMEARRTAVEVPQRSPHQGHLSTRGSKDNAEPMRSGVDGPPHDNGNHERDRWCGSSSSNNGGNDENAAPGIGTHPLSSTRARIQPNAAIVSPPEHYAGAPPTPSAVAAPVHSCDVNQAHATVSSSRRRSSCVRGIRQPSLFSSSASPPRASTGSPPLPATERGGDRVAGSSSPTYRTTTVSPLTSSTSRRSGHSPRTPSPPSPPRHSGGEATSGASAAAVTVRTHADQHSPSLPLDDSPAATPPRPLDSPPTHGGALILRPPPALTPLARRRVHTWTPSSQLNRYAAACAALQSGDCVVLQPGVYYEELVLDNCGHVELASAYPGAAVVLRPSSKLAPALRIRGARSQVELKGVVLVQGEGIEAKDTQMVAAASAALSSTFSTAPALPLLSVSDGAVLQATACHFYGGAGGGVIIAGPHTHATLDLCLISLCSFAGIYVHNGASVEVRQSKVKKSEAGLRALEASFYVSESTLEENKTDGIVVYKGSMGVLEGSSLLNNGGNGLFLEGGSGEEVRVIGSTIELNAFYGVQRSRSSTLHIQSSYIRDNGLLPISEEGG from the coding sequence ATGGATGTGCGAgaggagctggtgcagctctACCGCACCTACAACCCGCGGCGTCTCAAGGATATCGATGCGATCTTGGAACAGTTCAAAGGGCGCGAGCGTGCCATGGTAACGGCACTGCGCGAGAAGTATACTCGCGGTGGTGCGTCGGCCGACTCATCGTTCACTGGCGCCTCCGCTGCACCCCTGGCAGAGGTGCCGTCGCGGCAGACGGTCACTCGagaggtggcagcagcaccaccaccacccacagcagcggctgctgttggcgAGGCGCCTTTATCGGCACCCGTTCCCCCACCTCCGTCTTCTACAGCCGCTCACCTATCCTTTGCTGACCGATCAACTGGTGAGGCGGCACTTAGCACCTTCATCCCTTCCCCATGCGCTGGCAGTGCGGCGATCGggcccgccaccgccaccgctgccggtaCCGCTCCTGCAGAGCGCCACCGAGAAATGGCACGGCTGATTGATCAGATGTGCTCCGTGGATGTTGAACGGCTGGCTGGTCGTGTGGCGATGCTGTCGGCGTCCGCGCCGTCACCGTCTCTGCGTACGCCACGACTACGGTGGCGTACGCAGAGCCGTGAGGCGTTGGTGCTCCAGGTGGACGGCGAAGGCAATGCTGGCCgatacagcagcagcagcagcagcaatagGGAGCTAAccgagctgctgcgacacACCGCTGTCTTCTTGAACTTCTTCTCGCAGTGTGCCCGGCGCTTTCTCCTACttgcagaggaggagtgggggcGTCTGGCAGGTTCAGCGTTGACAGCATCCGATGGCGCAGCATCGTCATGGGTGCCTCCACGGATGGAGGCGCGCCGAACTGCCGTCGAAGTGCCGCAGCGATCGCCCCACCAAGGCCACCTCAGCACCCGTGGCAGTAAGGACAACGCCGAACCGATGCGCAGTGGCGTTGATGGGCCTCCACACGACAACGGTAACCACGAGCGCGACCGCTggtgtggcagcagcagtagtaATAATGGTGGCAACGACGAGAACGCGGCGCCTGGCATTggcacccaccccctctcgtcGACGAGGGCTCGTATTCAGCCTAATGCAGCGATCGTGTCCCCACCGGAGCACTACGCCGGGGCTCCGCCGACACcgtctgctgttgccgctccTGTCCACAGTTGTGATGTGAACCAAGCCCATGCAACAGTCTCCAGCAGCCGCCGACGTAGTTCGTGTGTACGAGGCATCCGTCAGCCTTCcttgttctcctcctcggcctcgCCTCCGCGAGCGTCGACCGgttcccctcctctgccggcGACGGAGCGAGGCGGGGACCGCGTGGCCGGAAGCAGCTCCCCGACGTACCGCACGACGACCGTATCGCCGCTCACCTCATCTACCAGTAGGCGCAGTGGACACTCGCCTCGCACGCCATCCCCTCCGTCtccgccgcgccacagcggaggcgaagcgaCATCAGGGGCTTCAGCTGCGGCTGTCACTGTGAGGACACATGCTGACCAGCACAGCCCTTCCTTGCCTCTCGATGATTCCCCCGCTGCTACACCACCGCGGCCCTTGGACTCTCCACCcacgcacggcggtgcgctgATCTTGCGACCTCCACCAGCGCTGACGCCGCTCGCGCGCAGGCGAGTGCACACGTGGACGCCGTCCTCTCAGCTCAACCGTTATGCAGCGGCGTGCGCGGCTCTGCAGAGCGGTGACTGCGTCGTGCTGCAGCCTGGCGTGTACTACGAGGAGCTGGTGCTGGACAACTGCGGACACGTGGAGCTAGCGAGCGCGTACCCAGGTGCCGCGGTAGTGCTGCGGCCTTCCTCGAAgctggcgccggcgctcCGCATCCGCGGCGCACGCAGCCAGGTGGAGCTGAAAGGTGTCGTGCTcgtgcagggggagggaatcGAGGCGAAGGACACACAGATGGTCGCTGCGGCTTCCGCTGCTCTGTCCTCCACTTTCTCTACCGCACCCGCGCTCCCACTGCTCTCGGTGAGCGATGGCGCGGTACTGCAGGCGACAGCTTGCCATTTCtacggtggcgctggcggcggcgtcatcatcgccggaccgcacacgcacgccacacTGGACCTGTGTCTCATCTCGCTTTGCAGTTTTGCTGGCATCTATGTGCACAATGGCGCCAGCGTTGAGGTGCGGCAGtcgaaggtgaagaagagcgaggcggGCCTGCGAGCGCTGGAGGCGTCCTTCTACGTGAGCGAGTCAACACTGGAGGAGAACAAGACGGACGGCATTGTCGTCTACAAGGGCAGCATGGGCGTTCTGGAGGGGTCGAGCCTCTTGAACAATGGCGGCAATGGGCTCTTCCTCGAGGGCGGCTccggggaggaggtgcgggTGATTGGCTCGACGATTGAGCTGAACGCCTTCTACGGGGTGCAGCGCTCCCGCAGCTCGACGCTGCATATCCAATCTTCCTATATACGCGACAACGGCTTGCTGCCCatcagcgaggagggaggctgA
- a CDS encoding hypothetical protein (TriTrypDB/GeneDB-style sysID: LpmP.01.0260), producing the protein MPQNAAHLNRLQIREQEALNQQRRVQDEVVARREAEAVRRTQAQYNHVASHGYGRVGDHSGARVGNGGAAASSGSRSTSADVQIRVYVRECDEEANQSFCYRESATASVTSSTAGPRSGASVSTSVASHGAGRGVCGVLPPISSPGRRGAPCTPGASAASSGGGRTADMSAAGTLYGVTTPNRGRVPRYLQQRKAELAAEKEAFAAEAERQRQLSLIPAGQRRISEEEKAVTLRQLDERQQELEGQLGRIPIRFDTQSIQQRRRTIEEELRQIEVTRSKYNKKGALFVPLC; encoded by the coding sequence atgCCTCAGAACGCAGCGCATTTGAACCGCCTGCAGATCCgcgagcaggaggcgctgaaccagcagcgccgtgtgcaggacgaggtggtggcgcggcgcgaggcggaggcagtCCGACGGACGCAGGCCCAATACAACCACGTCGCCTCCCACGGCTACGGGCGAGTTGGTGATCATAGTGGCGCTCGTGTTGGAAatggtggtgccgctgcgtcgaGTGGCAGTCGTAGCACATCCGCCGATGTGCAGATccgcgtgtacgtgcgcgagtgcgacgaggaggcgaacCAGTCCTTCTGCTACCGCGAGTCCGCTACTGCTAGCGtcacctccagcaccgcAGGTCCGCGTTCCGGTGCGTCTGTATCCACGTCGGTCGCTTCGCATGGCGCCGGACGTGGCGTCTGTGGCGTGCTGCCGCCCATTAGCTCGCCAGGGCGTCGTGGGGCACCGTGCACACCTGGAGCGAGTGCGGCGtccagcggtggtggtaggaCTGCGGACATGTCAGCTGCTGGAACATTATATGGAGTGACCACACCAAACCGGGGACGGGTCCCGCGatacctgcagcagcggaaggcgGAACTGGCGGCCGAGAAGGAGGCGTTTGCCGCGGAGGCGGAACGACAGCGCCAGCTGTCCCTCATCCCTGCTGGCCAGCGCCGCATttcagaggaggagaaggcggttACCCTGCGCCAACTGGatgagcggcagcaggagctggaggggCAGCTGGGGCGTATTCCCATCCGCTTCGACACGCAGTCCatccagcagcgtcggcgcaccatcgaggaggagcttcGGCAGATTGAGGTGACACGCAGTAAATACAACAAAAAAGGCGCTCTCTTCGTGCCGCTGTGCTAA
- a CDS encoding thioredoxin, putative (TriTrypDB/GeneDB-style sysID: LpmP.01.0270) — MPFTEVYGVEQFREIANEPTLTVVCFSAVWCGPCKTIEKDLDRLTYEFSNVRFAKVDADNNTEIVTKCRVMQLPTFMLVKAGQMLGYVIGADLAQLKARIREEANKS; from the coding sequence atgccCTTTACGGAGGTGTATGGCGTGGAGCAGTTCCGTGAAATCGCGAACGAGCCCACTCTCACCGTCGTGTGCTTTAGCGCGGTGTGGTGCGGTCCATGCAAGACCATCGAGAAGGATCTGGACAGGCTCACTTACGAGTTTTCGAATGTGCGCTTTGCGAAGGTGGACGCAGACAACAACACGGAAATCGTAACCAAGTGCCGAGTGATGCAGCTGCCGACCTTCATGCTGGTGAAGGCGGGGCAGATGCTCGGGTATGTCATCGGGGCAGACTTAGCGCAGCTCAAGGCAAGGATACGAGAAGAGGCGAACAAGTCGTGA
- a CDS encoding pseudouridylate synthase-like protein (TriTrypDB/GeneDB-style sysID: LpmP.01.0280), which translates to MRRLSLRRAWQPSFLKHLSDVEPVPQKAPVEKQRRQHIPLSLQAREELSRKSNELQYHVVTQDWFGQRVDDFITQHHPEWDYETVKRLVQQGHIYRYRKNGKRRYTRLTDRLEFDELVVVPTASFWGRQLAPPSGVELQSLSTSQQRERRQKFHLSAKAREMAQEMVLFKNEHVVVINKPSGVPIMPTHDPLAMNITDLLPAWRYTNTQMPIVCHNLDAETSGCVLLARSANAHRMLGRMFVKRVVPNSVYWGFAVGKPPVNFGRIRMHFEIQKGQGGDVIVARPAPTANSKVGIAEFVVNASALEFGSFISFYPLTTRRHQERIMAAHALRAPLLGDAKYGGESAFPHSLSLFWDPARKDVPLHLHHRKIQLPYKNGTGAFVCVTAPLPQHMEKTFKRLGWPVDADDPLIPG; encoded by the coding sequence ATGCGGCGTCTCTCCCTGCGGCGGGCATGGCAGCCGTCTTTTCTCAAGCATCTGTCGGATGTGGAGCCGGTGCCGCAGAAAGCCCCGGTAGAGAAGCAGCGTAGACAGCATAtcccgctctctctgcaGGCACGTGAGGAGTTGTCGCGCAAGTCGAATGAACTGCAGTACCACGTAGTCACACAAGACTGGTTCGGCCAGCGCGTGGACGACTTTATTACTCAGCACCACCCGGAGTGGGACTATGAGACGGTGAAGcggctggtgcagcaggggCACATCTACCGCTACCGGAAAAATGGGAAGAGGCGGTACACTCGACTGACGGATCGTCTTGAGTTCGATGAGCTCGTCGTCGTGCCGACAGCGAGCTTCTGGGGACGTCAGCTCGCGCCGCCGAGTGGGGTAGAGTTGCAGAGCTTGTCGacatcgcagcagcgggagcggcggcagaaaTTTCACCTCTCTGCCAAGGCGCGCGAGATGGCGCAGGAGATGGTGCTCTTCAAGAACGAGCACGTCGTCGTGATCAACAAGCCGAGTGGCGTGCCGATCATGCCAACGCATGACCCGCTCGCCATGAACATCACAGACCTGCTTCCGGCGTGGCGGTACACCAACACGCAGATGCCAATTGTGTGTCACAACCTCGATGCTGAAACGAGCGGGTGCGTTCTGCTGGCGCGCAGCGCGAACGCGCATCGCATGCTGGGCCGCATGTTTGTGAAACGCGTCGTACCGAACAGTGTGTACTGGGGCTTCGCGGTTGGAAAGCCGCCCGTCAACTTCGGCCGCATTCGCATGCACTTCGAGATTCAGAAGGGGCAGGGCGGCGACGTTATTGTTGCTCGCCCAGCCCCCACAGCGAACTCCAAGGTGGGGATCGCCGAGTTCGTCGTGAACGCTTCCGCTCTGGAGTTCGGCAGCTTCATCTCCTTTTACCCGCTCACGACGCGGCGGCATCAGGAGCGCATCATGGCCGCCCACGCGCTGCGAGCACCACTCCTCGGCGACGCCAAGTATGGTGGCGAGAGCGCCTTTCCACATTCCTTGTCACTCTTCTGGGACCCTGCCCGCAAAGATGTCCCACTGCACCTCCATCATCGCAAAATTCAGCTTCCCTACAAGAACGGCACTGGGGCGTTTGTCTGCGTCACGGCGCCGCTACCGCAGCACATGGAGAAGACATTCAAGCGGCTGGGGTGGCCAGTAGATGCTGACGATCCGCTTATCCCTGGTTGA
- a CDS encoding hypothetical protein (TriTrypDB/GeneDB-style sysID: LpmP.01.0290), whose protein sequence is MSTYDKSDQIGYDDTDNILNAELEEMMARTPPEVQRHLQHRIHDGILQRMKEETTRKCISFIQKYEQCVNSQKPYNMKLCYPHRDAMNDCAQEVNREENYQRYRIMYLRGELLKYHEKRVASKMEAFKVQAPDAIRAWKHDYAPKYVHMMEDLGAAPLGSALGAAEETANSK, encoded by the coding sequence ATGTCCACGTACGACAAATCAGATCAGATAGGCTATGATGACACGGATAATATATTGAATGCAGAGCTGGAGGAAATGATGGCGCGCACCCCGccagaggtgcagcgccatcTGCAGCATCGAATCCATGATGGTATCTTGCAGCGCATGAAAGAGGAAACGACACGCAAGTGCATTTCTTTCATCCAAAAGTATGAGCAGTGTGTGAACAGCCAAAAACCGTACAATATGAAGCTATGCTATCCCCATCGCGATGCTATGAACGACTGCGCGCAGGAAGTCAATCGGGAGGAAAACTACCAGCGCTATCGCATCATGTACCTCCGCGGAGAGCTGCTTAAGTACCATGAAAAGCGCGTTGCTAGCAAGATGGAGGCGTTCAAGGTGCAGGCTCCCGACGCGATTCGAGCATGGAAGCACGACTATGCGCCCAAGTACGTGCACATGATGGAGGATTTGGGGGCAGCGCCTCTCGGTAGTGCTCTGGGGGCGGCTGAAGAAACCGCAAACTCGAAGTAA
- a CDS encoding hypothetical protein (TriTrypDB/GeneDB-style sysID: LpmP.01.0300), which translates to MTRGNQRDLAREKNMKKQQEKSKGHRDNDLSYASRKEADAERMRQKQAAADERKNAGGS; encoded by the coding sequence ATGACCCGTGGCAACCAGCGCGATCTTGCGCGCGAGAAGAACatgaagaagcagcaggagaaaaGCAAAGGTCATCGTGACAATGATCTTTCCTACGCTTCGCGCAAGGAGGCGGATGCCGAGAGGATGCGCCAGAAGcaggccgctgctgatgagcGCAAGAACGCTGGGGGCTCGTGA
- a CDS encoding acidocalcisomal exopolyphosphatase, putative (TriTrypDB/GeneDB-style sysID: LpmP.01.0310) — MSGIINDFLRRCLKKVAGKVQPLTVVQGNEGGDMDSIVGCIYLAILFDKQPKFGFENPVPVLNFPKEDFGLRNDVAKLFTEFGIDASLLMSVQRGQFADNFIDIAALNASVVLYDHNKLRENQSNLASRVVGVVDHHFDEQQYTDTAVKLRILRCVGSACTLITELYRECGEDVMCPTLLTAPIILDTVNFEPAQKKVTPEDIAAYEWLHVKESVEGTDAATLFAKLSKWKDDVLGLSVPEILRRDYKQFNFKARTKKGVMSTGTSSVPCTCKQLEGHFSVNMVVEEAAKYMEQHQLDVLVFTFSGQASGKHSREIAFCAKPDTMSVFASFVMEAPSGLSFTKITKCPTADGSYEYTSYSLSDPSISRKKLVPVLSEFLAEGTRSLL; from the coding sequence ATGTCTGGCATCATCAACGACTtcttgcgccgctgcctcaaGAAGGTGGCCGGCAAAGTGCAGCCGCTGACAGTGGTGCAGGGAAACGAGGGAGGCGATATGGATAGCATTGTCGGCTGCATATACCTCGCTATTCTTTTTGACAAGCAACCTAAATTTGGCTTTGAGAACCCTGTACCTGTGCTGAACTTTCCAAAAGAGGATTTCGGTCTGCGCAACGATGTCGCGAAGCTCTTCACGGAGTTCGGGATCGATGCATCACTCTTGATGTCGGTGCAGAGGGGGCAGTTTGCGGATAACTTTATCGATATTGCTGCTCTCAACGCTTCTGTTGTTCTTTATGACCATAATAAGCTGAGGGAAAATCAAAGCAATCTCGCCTCCAGGGTTGTCGGGGTAGTGGACCATCACTTCGATGAGCAGCAGTACACCGATACTGCAGTCAAACTAAGAATTCTGCGGTGTGTCGGATCCGCTTGCACACTCATTACGGAGCTTTACCGCGAATGCGGCGAAGATGTTATGTGCCCCACGCTCCTAACGGCTCCGATTATTTTGGACACAGTGAACTTTGAGCCGgcacaaaaaaaagtgaCACCAGAGGATATCGCTGCATATGAGTGGCTGCATGTCAAGGAGAGCGTTGAGGGTACTGATGCCGCAACTCTCTTTGCGAAGCTGTCAAAGTGGAAGGATGACGTACTGGGACTTAGTGTTCCAGAAATCTTGAGGCGGGATTACAAGCAGTTCAACTTCAAAGCCAGGACAAAGAAGGGTGTTATGTCGACGGGAACTAGTAGTGTTCCGTGCACATGTAAGCAGTTAGAGGGCCATTTCTCTGTTAACATGGttgtggaggaggctgccAAGTACATGGAGCAACACCAGCTGGATGTGCTAGTCTTCACATTTTCTGGTCAAGCGAGCGGCAAGCACTCTCGCGAAATCGCTTTTTGTGCAAAACCTGATACAATGTCAGTCTTTGCTTCCTTTGTGATGGAGGCTCCGAGTGGCTTATCATTTACCAAGATCACGAAGTGCCCAACGGCAGACGGATCATACGAGTACACCTCGTACTCTCTCAGCGACCCTTCTATTTCTCGCAAAAAGCTGGTGCCAGTGCTATCCGAATTCCTAGCTGAGGGGACGCGGAGTCTTTTGTGA
- a CDS encoding hypothetical protein (TriTrypDB/GeneDB-style sysID: LpmP.01.0320): MLFRHIRVVRPLTFQARRMSMRTVVIEHGVPLALYYFITNEILVCLLTYLLHYDYFGQDDLIGFLKFVGASKYIDLNSIEGKRWSFFDERITLSARLVANFTAASLFMSLWTPVQLPICITTYPYLKRISQRLMEKGSFPERIKSCGWVV, translated from the coding sequence ATGCTGTTCAGGCATATTCGTGTGGTGCGCCCTCTCACTTTCCAAGCGCGTAGAATGTCCATGAGGACTGTAGTCATTGAGCACGGCGTACCTTTGGCGCTCTACTACTTTATCACCAATGAAATCCTCGTTTGCTTGCTGACGTACTTGCTGCACTACGATTACTTTGGGCAAGATGACCTTATTGGATTTTTGAAATTTGTCGGAGCCTCGAAATACATAGACTTGAACTCAATCGAAGGAAAAAGGTGGTCATTTTTTGACGAACGGATCACTTTGAGCGCGCGACTCGTCGCAAACTTcacagcggcgtcgctgttTATGTCGCTATGGACACCCGTTCAGCTGCCCATTTGCATCACTACCTATCCATATCTGAAGCGCATCAGTCAGCGCTTGATGGAAAAGGGTTCTTTCCCTGAACGGATAAAGAGTTGTGGCTGGGTGGTGTAA
- a CDS encoding poly(A) export protein, putative (TriTrypDB/GeneDB-style sysID: LpmP.01.0330): MWDLNSSQKAVVASHDLPISCLDFLTLPQTMSQVLITGSWDGKLRWWDLRQQNFVREDNLGEPVFALDAQKTVPMLAAATGRLAHVYDVQQMQKVNELKLPDVMKFNLRCITCAPQYDGVGVGSSEGRVSFLNLKDGQGCTFKAHIISEKSHYILNQTNFCVHHPTLPILLSGGGDGNLTLINRVDRKIVKTLHCEQKVGTQAIPISAGDISVDGSLVAYAHSYDWAMGKSGYKNQPTSVHIRPLS; encoded by the coding sequence ATGTGGGACCTGAATTCGAGTCAAAAGGCGGTCGTTGCGTCACATGATTTGCCAATTAGCTGTCTCGATTTTCTGACTCTTCCACAGACGATGAGCCAGGTGCTTATCACCGGGAGCTGGGACGGCAAGTTGCGTTGGTGGGACCTGAGGCAGCAGAACTTTGTGAGGGAAGATAATTTGGGGGAGCCTGTGTTCGCTCTCGATGCACAGAAGACAGTTCCAATGTTGGCTGCTGCAACAGGTCGACTTGCTCATGTTTATGACGTGCAACAGATGCAGAAGGTCAACGAACTCAAACTCCCCGACGTTATGAAATTTAATCTCCGCTGCATCACGTGCGCCCCACAGTACGACGGAGTCGGAGTCGGCTCCTCAGAGGGGCGAGTCTCCTTCCTCAACTTGAAAGATGGTCAAGGGTGCACATTCAAGGCGCACATCATTAGCGAAAAGTCTCACTATATTCTGAATCAGACCAATTTTTGTGTGCACCACCCTACGCTGCCAATTCTCCTGtccggcggaggcgatggtaATTTGACGCTCATCAACCGTGTCGATCGCAAAATCGTCAAAACACTTCACTGCGAGCAAAAAGTAGGCACTCAAGCGATTCCAATATCGGCTGGCGACATCAGCGTGGATGGATCTCTTGTTGCCTATGCGCATAGCTATGATTGGGCTATGGGTAAGAGTGGCTACAAAAACCAACCAACCTCAGTGCACATTCGGCCGTTGTCGTGA